The Bacillus vallismortis genome window below encodes:
- a CDS encoding VLRF1 family aeRF1-type release factor, whose protein sequence is MAIDSLIKKLKYVQLEPPDKILSLYLNTDMRDPEQQGGEWKIALKSGFGRLKEYLAASDPEEEKCLQGIRTKIEQHLNEMGKDMPRSLVFFVSDSGIWEPIKLQIPVETRFYWEETAVLDQLKGLRQTYPSTAFILTQQHEVKIIETVLGEIEAVEHYEYDIINESWENRHSSAKKAVPFEEDRMREHVTENQTRLYKRLAANLDQKAAAKRWERMVIAGDKETADILDQHMNKPIHSKIQKNLLNENEHKAIEHLIKEA, encoded by the coding sequence ATGGCGATTGATTCATTGATTAAGAAATTAAAGTATGTCCAATTGGAACCGCCCGATAAAATTCTCTCCCTATATCTTAATACAGACATGAGAGATCCAGAGCAGCAGGGGGGAGAATGGAAGATTGCCCTAAAGTCAGGATTCGGCCGATTAAAAGAGTATTTGGCAGCAAGTGATCCAGAGGAAGAGAAGTGTCTGCAAGGTATCAGAACGAAAATTGAGCAACACCTCAATGAAATGGGTAAAGACATGCCCCGCAGTCTCGTGTTTTTTGTTTCCGATAGCGGTATATGGGAACCAATTAAGCTTCAAATCCCTGTAGAAACAAGATTTTACTGGGAAGAAACAGCTGTTCTGGACCAGCTAAAAGGGTTACGCCAAACGTACCCAAGTACGGCGTTTATTTTAACTCAGCAGCATGAAGTGAAAATTATTGAAACAGTATTAGGTGAAATTGAGGCGGTTGAGCATTATGAGTATGATATCATCAATGAGTCGTGGGAGAATCGCCATTCCTCTGCAAAAAAAGCGGTACCGTTTGAAGAGGACCGAATGAGGGAACATGTAACAGAGAACCAGACAAGACTGTATAAGCGGCTGGCTGCCAACCTTGATCAAAAAGCGGCCGCGAAAAGATGGGAACGAATGGTCATCGCCGGTGATAAAGAAACAGCGGATATTTTGGATCAGCATATGAATAAACCGATTCATTCGAAAATTCAAAAGAACCTTCTGAATGAAAATGAACATAAGGCCATTGAGCATTTAATCAAAGAGGCGTGA
- a CDS encoding LD-carboxypeptidase — MIAAKLKKGDEIRIVSPATSMSKLSNEAKIQAKTTLERLGYRVTIAEHANECNEFDSSSIESRVHDLHAAFFDPGVKAILTTLGGFNSNQLLRYLDFEKIKQHPKILCGYSDITALGNAIYQKTGLVTYSGPHFSTFAMKKGLEYTKEYFLSCCASDDPFQIHPSSEWSDDRWYLDQENRHFYPHNGPVVIQEGYAEGTLIGGNLCTLNLLQGTEYFPETENTILLIEDDYMSDIHMFDRDLQSLIHLPAFSHVKAILIGRFQKASNVSIEQVTAMIKTKKELSGLPIIANINAGHTSPIATFPIGGTCRVEAVAGTSRIWIDKH; from the coding sequence ATGATCGCCGCAAAGTTGAAAAAGGGAGACGAAATCCGGATCGTGTCTCCCGCGACCAGCATGTCTAAATTATCAAATGAAGCAAAAATTCAAGCAAAAACCACATTAGAACGCTTAGGTTATCGAGTAACCATCGCTGAACACGCAAATGAATGTAACGAATTTGATTCATCCTCTATCGAATCAAGAGTTCATGATCTGCACGCTGCCTTTTTCGATCCAGGTGTCAAAGCGATTTTAACAACACTTGGAGGTTTCAATTCAAATCAGCTGCTGCGCTATCTTGATTTCGAAAAAATCAAACAGCATCCAAAAATTCTGTGCGGCTATTCCGATATAACGGCCCTCGGCAACGCCATTTATCAAAAAACGGGTCTTGTTACGTATTCAGGTCCCCATTTTTCAACATTCGCAATGAAAAAAGGACTCGAATATACAAAAGAGTATTTTCTTTCTTGCTGCGCTTCGGACGACCCGTTTCAGATTCATCCTTCGAGCGAATGGAGCGATGACCGCTGGTATTTGGATCAAGAAAACAGGCACTTTTATCCTCATAACGGCCCTGTTGTGATTCAAGAGGGTTATGCGGAAGGCACTTTGATTGGCGGAAACCTATGCACGCTTAATTTGCTGCAGGGAACGGAGTATTTTCCAGAAACAGAAAATACGATTTTATTGATAGAAGATGATTATATGTCAGACATCCACATGTTTGACCGCGATCTGCAATCACTCATCCACCTCCCCGCTTTTTCTCATGTGAAAGCGATTTTAATCGGCAGATTTCAAAAAGCATCAAATGTATCAATAGAGCAGGTAACAGCCATGATTAAAACAAAAAAAGAATTATCCGGCCTCCCAATCATCGCAAATATAAATGCCGGACACACCTCACCAATTGCCACGTTTCCTATAGGGGGAACATGCAGGGTTGAAGCTGTTGCGGGTACATCACGAATATGGATCGACAAACATTAA
- the desE gene encoding fatty acid desaturase DesE, producing MTEQTIAHKQKQLTKQVAAFAKPETKNSLIQLLNTFIPFFGLWFLAYFSLNVSYLLTIALTVIAAGFLTRIFIIFHDCCHQSFFKQKRFNHILGFVTGVLTLFPYLQWQHSHSIHHATSSNLDKRGTGDIWMLTVNEYKAASTRTKLAYRLYRNPFIMFILGPIYVFLITNRFNKKGARRKERVNTYLTNVAIVALAAACCLIFGWQSFLLVQGPIFLISGSIGVWLFYVQHTFEDSYFEADENWSYVQAAVEGSSFYQLPKLLQWLTGNIGYHHVHHLSPKVPNYKLEVAHKHHEPLKNVPTITLKTSLQSLGFRLWDEDKKQFVSFRDIKHIPSSPPPDSTEKQKLRNA from the coding sequence ATGACTGAACAAACCATTGCACATAAACAAAAACAGCTGACAAAGCAAGTCGCTGCTTTTGCTAAACCCGAAACAAAAAACAGCCTGATTCAGCTTTTGAACACGTTTATCCCTTTCTTCGGACTGTGGTTTCTTGCTTATTTCAGCCTCAATGTCTCCTATCTCCTTACGATAGCATTAACAGTAATTGCCGCAGGATTTTTGACGAGAATTTTTATCATATTCCATGACTGCTGCCATCAATCATTTTTCAAACAAAAGCGCTTTAACCATATTCTCGGTTTTGTGACCGGTGTCCTGACTTTATTTCCTTATCTTCAATGGCAGCATAGCCATTCGATTCATCATGCGACAAGCAGCAATCTGGATAAACGCGGGACAGGAGACATCTGGATGTTAACAGTAAACGAATATAAAGCTGCATCTACACGAACAAAGCTTGCATATAGGCTTTATAGAAATCCGTTTATCATGTTTATTCTCGGACCGATTTATGTTTTTCTGATTACTAACCGTTTTAACAAAAAAGGCGCAAGACGTAAAGAACGTGTAAACACATATCTTACGAATGTGGCAATTGTAGCGTTGGCTGCTGCTTGCTGTCTGATCTTTGGCTGGCAATCGTTTTTACTGGTGCAGGGCCCTATTTTTCTGATTTCAGGTTCAATCGGGGTTTGGCTGTTTTATGTGCAGCATACCTTTGAAGATTCTTATTTTGAAGCAGATGAAAACTGGAGCTATGTCCAGGCAGCTGTGGAAGGCAGTTCATTTTATCAACTCCCGAAACTGCTTCAATGGCTCACAGGCAATATCGGGTACCACCATGTTCACCATTTGAGTCCAAAGGTGCCTAACTATAAGCTTGAAGTTGCTCATAAACATCACGAACCATTGAAAAACGTACCGACAATTACCTTAAAAACAAGTCTGCAGTCACTTGGATTCCGCCTTTGGGATGAAGATAAAAAACAATTTGTATCATTTCGGGATATCAAACATATCCCTTCCAGCCCTCCGCCTGATTCAACAGAAAAACAGAAACTGCGGAACGCCTGA
- a CDS encoding sensor histidine kinase, whose product MIKKHFTFQKLSGITPYIWTIFFILPFYFIWQSSSTFVIIIGIILTLLFFSIYRFAFVSKGWAIYLWAFLLIGISTASITLFSYIYFAFFIAYFIGNIKERVPFHILYYVHLISAAVAANFSLVLKKEFFLTQIPFVVITLISAILLPFSIRSRKERERLEEKLENANERIADLVKLEERQRIARDLHDTLGQKLSLIGLKSDLARKLIYKDPEQATRELKSVQQTARTSLNEVRKIVSSMKGIRLKDEIINIKQILEAAGITFIYEEDQLPDNISLLNENILSMCLKEAVTNVVKHSQAKTCRVDIQQLWKEVVITVTDDGTFQGEEKYFSKGHGLLGMRERLEFANGSLHIDTKNGTKLTMSIPNNSK is encoded by the coding sequence ATGATTAAAAAACATTTTACATTTCAAAAACTAAGCGGGATTACGCCTTATATATGGACGATATTTTTCATCCTTCCCTTCTACTTTATATGGCAATCATCATCTACATTTGTTATCATCATCGGCATCATTTTGACGCTTTTATTTTTTTCGATATATAGATTTGCTTTTGTCTCAAAAGGCTGGGCCATTTATTTGTGGGCGTTTTTATTAATCGGCATTTCAACAGCCTCCATTACGCTGTTCAGTTATATTTATTTTGCTTTTTTTATCGCTTATTTTATTGGAAACATAAAAGAACGTGTCCCTTTTCATATTTTATATTACGTCCATTTAATAAGCGCTGCCGTCGCAGCCAATTTCAGCCTCGTATTAAAAAAAGAATTCTTTCTGACTCAAATTCCTTTTGTCGTCATTACCCTCATCAGCGCGATTTTATTGCCGTTCAGTATTAGAAGCCGCAAAGAACGCGAACGACTCGAAGAAAAACTCGAGAATGCAAATGAACGGATTGCTGACCTGGTGAAATTAGAAGAGCGGCAGCGAATTGCCCGTGACCTCCACGATACACTTGGGCAAAAGCTTTCTCTAATCGGTTTAAAAAGCGACTTGGCGAGAAAATTGATATACAAAGACCCTGAACAAGCAACACGTGAACTAAAAAGCGTTCAGCAAACTGCGAGAACTTCTTTAAATGAAGTCAGAAAAATCGTATCTTCCATGAAAGGCATCCGGCTAAAGGATGAAATCATAAACATCAAACAAATTCTTGAAGCAGCCGGCATTACGTTTATCTACGAGGAAGATCAATTGCCGGATAATATCTCATTGCTTAATGAAAACATATTAAGCATGTGCTTAAAGGAAGCTGTCACTAATGTCGTCAAACACAGTCAGGCTAAGACCTGCCGAGTCGACATTCAACAGCTCTGGAAGGAAGTTGTCATTACAGTGACTGACGATGGAACGTTTCAAGGTGAAGAGAAGTACTTTTCAAAAGGACATGGCCTGCTTGGCATGAGAGAACGGCTTGAATTTGCAAACGGGAGCCTACACATTGATACAAAAAACGGCACCAAGCTTACCATGTCAATTCCTAATAACTCAAAATAA